Proteins from a genomic interval of Streptomyces sp. NBC_01445:
- a CDS encoding MFS transporter, producing the protein MKARARFLDTRPLRGSRPFRHLWIGTSASQLGGQIMTVAVLAQVWDLTGSTVGTGAIGLATGLPMVLFGLIGGTLADSVDRRALVRATTAGQLLVAAGLSAQALAGNRNVFLLLALVAAGTACGALGAPARRTFPVRLLPADQVAAGLALTNISFQAAMLAGPALAGLIIARWDLPAAYAAQAVATVVSILAVIRLPAMRPEGADAAVAKRRPERGGWRIVLRRPTLWGSMVTDLSATLLAMPIALFPLVNEIRFGGNPQTLGLFLSAVAVGGITAGLLSGTVTRRRRGGLVQLGAAAVWGLALAGFGLSGPLWPALVCLAVAGAADTVSVVTRSALVQLETPDAYRGRVSSVEHVIGVAGPELGNFRGGLMASATSAPFALVAGGLSATLAVATVAATNASLRAYRTPRTPNNRHSEEPCGGPSSGTADVALKCDGSETR; encoded by the coding sequence GTGAAAGCGCGGGCGCGGTTCCTCGACACCCGCCCGCTGCGTGGCAGCCGACCGTTCCGACACCTGTGGATCGGCACCTCAGCCTCCCAACTCGGCGGCCAGATAATGACCGTGGCGGTGCTCGCCCAGGTCTGGGACCTGACCGGCAGCACAGTGGGCACCGGCGCCATCGGGCTCGCCACCGGCCTGCCGATGGTGCTGTTCGGGCTGATCGGCGGCACGCTGGCCGACAGTGTCGACCGCCGGGCGCTGGTGCGGGCCACTACGGCAGGCCAACTGCTGGTCGCCGCAGGGCTGTCGGCTCAGGCACTGGCGGGCAACCGGAACGTGTTCCTGCTGCTCGCCCTGGTCGCTGCCGGGACCGCCTGCGGCGCGCTCGGCGCCCCGGCCCGGCGCACGTTCCCGGTCCGGCTGCTGCCGGCCGACCAGGTCGCGGCCGGTCTCGCGCTGACCAACATCTCCTTCCAGGCGGCGATGTTGGCCGGGCCCGCGCTGGCCGGGCTGATCATCGCCCGCTGGGACCTCCCTGCCGCGTACGCCGCTCAGGCGGTGGCCACGGTGGTCTCGATCCTCGCGGTGATCCGCCTTCCGGCCATGAGGCCCGAGGGTGCGGATGCAGCTGTCGCCAAGCGGCGTCCGGAGCGCGGCGGTTGGCGGATCGTTCTGCGTCGCCCGACACTGTGGGGCTCGATGGTCACCGACCTGTCCGCGACGCTCCTCGCCATGCCGATCGCGCTGTTCCCGCTGGTGAACGAGATCCGCTTCGGCGGCAACCCGCAGACCCTCGGCCTGTTCCTCTCGGCCGTCGCGGTAGGCGGGATCACGGCCGGCCTCCTCTCCGGCACGGTGACACGCCGGCGCCGGGGCGGCCTGGTCCAGCTGGGTGCGGCTGCCGTCTGGGGCCTGGCGCTGGCCGGCTTCGGCCTCTCCGGGCCGCTGTGGCCGGCCCTCGTCTGCCTGGCCGTGGCAGGTGCCGCCGACACCGTCTCCGTGGTCACCCGCAGTGCGCTGGTTCAGTTGGAGACCCCGGACGCGTACCGGGGGAGAGTCTCCTCCGTGGAACATGTCATCGGTGTCGCGGGCCCCGAACTCGGCAATTTCCGGGGCGGGTTGATGGCATCGGCGACCTCCGCCCCCTTCGCCCTGGTCGCCGGCGGCCTGTCCGCCACGCTGGCGGTCGCGACGGTGGCAGCGACCAACGCCTCCCTCCGCGCCTACCGCACGCCGCGCACCCCCAACAATCGTCACAGCGAAGAGCCTTGCGGAGGTCCGTCCTCCGGAACTGCAGACGTCGCGCTCAAGTGTGACGGCTCAGAGACACGATGA
- a CDS encoding calcium-binding protein gives MHSRPISRRTMRAASAVMLAVGAGLTGPVLLAGTAGAATSPATAAIDGRAVAYTAAPGQTNDVTVTASKDGADITYVIDDVVTISAGDGCSYPSSTDQTQVTCTITTVDSQDPYASLELSLGDGNDVLTYDNQTDETYNFASIDMGDGKDTLTETGGVQGNGVTGGAGDDNLSVGPVTVVLGGDGNDTIDAADGTIAQGGIGNDTIHSRGEDSAVDGGAGRDLIYGGADRQSLSGGDDNDTIRGGDGSDHLYGGKGDDVLYGEAGDDTIYGNSGNDKLYGGAGTDTLSGGPGTNVVHQD, from the coding sequence ATGCATTCTCGTCCCATAAGCCGCCGTACGATGCGCGCCGCGTCGGCGGTGATGCTGGCTGTCGGTGCGGGGCTTACCGGTCCCGTCCTGCTGGCCGGTACGGCCGGTGCCGCGACGTCGCCGGCCACCGCCGCGATCGACGGCCGTGCGGTCGCCTACACCGCCGCCCCCGGTCAGACCAACGACGTGACCGTCACAGCGTCGAAGGACGGAGCTGACATCACGTACGTCATCGACGACGTGGTCACGATCAGCGCGGGCGACGGCTGCTCGTACCCGAGCAGCACGGACCAGACCCAGGTCACCTGCACAATCACCACGGTGGACAGCCAGGACCCGTACGCCTCCCTCGAGTTGTCCCTCGGTGATGGCAACGATGTCCTCACCTACGACAACCAGACCGACGAGACGTACAACTTCGCCTCGATCGACATGGGCGACGGCAAGGACACCCTGACCGAGACGGGCGGCGTCCAGGGCAATGGCGTCACTGGTGGAGCGGGCGACGACAACCTCTCCGTGGGTCCGGTCACGGTGGTGCTCGGCGGTGACGGCAACGACACGATCGACGCCGCCGACGGGACCATCGCGCAGGGCGGCATCGGCAACGACACCATCCACTCCAGGGGCGAGGACAGCGCCGTCGACGGCGGTGCCGGCCGCGACCTGATCTACGGGGGTGCGGACAGGCAGAGCCTGTCCGGCGGCGACGACAACGACACGATCCGCGGCGGCGACGGGAGCGACCACCTGTACGGCGGCAAGGGCGACGACGTTCTGTACGGCGAAGCCGGCGACGACACGATCTACGGGAACAGCGGTAACGACAAGCTGTACGGGGGAGCCGGCACGGACACCCTCTCGGGCGGACCCGGCACGAACGTCGTCCACCAGGACTGA
- a CDS encoding WD40 repeat domain-containing protein: protein MIHLWDTATGDRRLALAGHVGPVICVAFGPDGHTLAGGGQDRVLRLWDVRIR, encoded by the coding sequence GTGATCCACCTCTGGGACACGGCCACCGGAGACCGGCGACTCGCCCTGGCCGGGCACGTCGGGCCGGTGATCTGCGTGGCGTTCGGCCCCGACGGACACACCCTTGCCGGCGGTGGCCAGGACCGGGTGCTCCGGCTCTGGGACGTACGGATTCGTTAG
- a CDS encoding NAD-dependent epimerase/dehydratase family protein, with protein sequence MQVFITGGSGYIGRSTIKALIRRGIEVTALARSERSAGTVSDLGATPVAGALTDTDVLREAARRADGVIHLGVDYAEGTADVDRVAAEALQDGAASHPYVHTGGVWVYGNTDGVVDETAPLSPPRITSWRLENEKRVLARAATGERPVVVMPGLVYGHSGGLVQSFFAEPGRAAGAVPCIGDGANHWALVHVDDLAELYVLALNAPAGSVYAGVSDQNVPLADITRALSRAVGCPGSIDSLTLEEAVRRMGPVAEAFALDQQFTGARARRELGWTPTRLDALTELARG encoded by the coding sequence ATGCAGGTCTTCATCACGGGCGGCTCCGGGTACATCGGCCGCTCCACCATCAAGGCGCTCATCCGGCGTGGCATCGAGGTGACGGCACTGGCGCGCAGCGAACGCTCCGCGGGCACCGTGTCGGACCTGGGCGCGACGCCTGTCGCGGGGGCGCTCACCGACACCGACGTCCTTCGTGAGGCGGCCCGCCGGGCCGACGGAGTGATCCACCTGGGGGTGGACTACGCCGAGGGAACCGCAGACGTCGACCGCGTCGCGGCGGAGGCCCTGCAGGACGGCGCGGCAAGCCACCCGTATGTACACACAGGCGGGGTCTGGGTATACGGCAACACCGACGGAGTCGTCGATGAGACCGCCCCTCTCAGCCCGCCGCGCATCACCTCGTGGCGCCTGGAGAACGAGAAGCGCGTGCTCGCGCGGGCCGCCACCGGGGAGCGCCCGGTGGTGGTGATGCCTGGACTCGTCTACGGCCACTCCGGCGGCCTTGTGCAGTCGTTCTTCGCCGAGCCGGGACGCGCCGCCGGCGCCGTGCCCTGCATCGGGGACGGCGCCAACCACTGGGCCCTGGTCCACGTGGACGACCTCGCCGAGCTGTACGTACTGGCTCTGAATGCCCCGGCCGGTTCTGTCTACGCCGGGGTCAGCGACCAGAACGTCCCGCTGGCGGACATCACCCGAGCCCTCAGCCGGGCCGTCGGGTGTCCGGGCAGTATCGACTCGCTGACGCTTGAGGAGGCCGTGCGGCGGATGGGCCCGGTCGCCGAGGCCTTCGCCCTCGACCAGCAGTTCACCGGCGCCCGTGCCCGGCGCGAACTCGGCTGGACACCCACCCGTCTCGACGCGCTGACCGAGCTCGCGCGGGGCTGA
- a CDS encoding LysR family transcriptional regulator — MDVDLRKLRYFVVVAEELHFGRAAERLHITQPVLSRQIRALEHELRAQLFARNKQSTELTEAGRQLLEDARPLLAGAQALQHRVQRAAHGTSTFTVGFMPGITVTGAVRAFAARHPELSVEVVRTSWENQVQAVHEGLVDVSFVRLPVDHSGLVLRPVFREPRVAVVPAHHRLAGKESIGIADLAAERLLQDPDAVPEWRDLPDRAGGERPGPPPAFRSVEEKLEHVATSGGVVVLPLSTAAYYTHTDVAHVPIDDIGPNEVCLAWSAHRQSPLLPEFAGIAVAQH; from the coding sequence GTGGATGTCGACCTGCGCAAGCTGCGTTATTTCGTGGTCGTGGCCGAGGAGTTGCACTTCGGCCGGGCCGCGGAGCGACTGCACATCACGCAACCGGTGCTCTCCCGGCAGATCCGCGCCCTGGAGCATGAATTGCGCGCGCAGTTGTTCGCCAGGAACAAGCAGTCCACGGAGCTGACGGAGGCAGGCCGCCAGCTGCTGGAGGACGCCCGTCCCCTGCTGGCCGGCGCGCAGGCGCTCCAGCATCGTGTCCAGCGGGCCGCGCACGGGACGTCGACCTTCACGGTCGGCTTCATGCCCGGGATCACCGTGACCGGCGCGGTGCGGGCCTTTGCCGCCAGGCATCCCGAGCTGAGCGTGGAGGTGGTGCGCACCTCTTGGGAGAACCAGGTTCAGGCGGTGCACGAGGGGCTTGTCGATGTGAGCTTCGTACGGTTGCCGGTCGACCACAGCGGTCTCGTTCTGCGCCCGGTCTTCCGGGAACCGCGCGTCGCCGTCGTGCCGGCGCATCACCGCCTCGCGGGCAAGGAGTCCATCGGTATCGCGGACCTGGCCGCCGAACGCCTGCTGCAGGACCCCGACGCCGTCCCCGAGTGGCGCGACCTCCCCGATCGGGCCGGCGGTGAGAGGCCAGGGCCACCGCCCGCGTTCCGCAGCGTCGAGGAGAAGCTGGAACACGTCGCGACCTCCGGCGGCGTCGTCGTCCTACCGCTTTCCACCGCGGCCTACTACACGCACACCGATGTCGCCCACGTACCCATCGACGACATCGGCCCCAACGAGGTGTGCCTTGCCTGGAGCGCTCACCGTCAGTCCCCGCTGCTGCCGGAATTCGCCGGCATCGCCGTTGCGCAGCACTGA
- a CDS encoding YciI family protein — MNRVKYVLLICDDEKVSPSNEELEADPVHRAWLADLDRRGGMLVGARLRPVVDATTVRVRDGETLVSDGPFAETKDFVGGFVIVECADLDEAIAIAEGHPYARWGGVEIRPVWE, encoded by the coding sequence ATGAACAGGGTGAAGTACGTGCTGCTCATCTGCGACGACGAGAAGGTTTCGCCCAGCAACGAGGAACTCGAGGCGGACCCCGTACACCGGGCCTGGCTCGCGGATCTCGACCGGCGGGGCGGCATGCTCGTCGGCGCGCGGCTGCGTCCGGTGGTGGACGCGACCACGGTCCGGGTCCGGGACGGCGAAACCCTGGTGTCGGACGGCCCGTTCGCGGAGACCAAGGACTTCGTCGGCGGCTTCGTCATCGTCGAGTGCGCGGACCTGGACGAGGCGATCGCGATCGCCGAGGGCCATCCGTACGCGCGCTGGGGTGGCGTCGAGATCCGCCCGGTCTGGGAATGA
- a CDS encoding RNA polymerase sigma factor, which translates to MTAPDDRVRTAVDEAFRDEWGQVVATLIGTTGDWDLAEDCAQDAFAAALTTWARDGVPRRPGAWLTTTARNRATDRLRRDAVGAAKLRQLAVITRDPDELPVEDIPDERLRLIFTCCHPALPFPARVALTLRTLAGLSTAEIARAFLTAEPTMAQRLVRAKRKIAEAGIPYRVPPADLLPQRLAAVLAVLYLIFNEGYDDEGADDRRALTAEAIRLSRVLIRLMPGEPEPRGLLALMLLHEARRMTRTSDGVLVTLEKQDRSRWDQGLIAEGVETLDEALATRRTGPYQVQAAIAACHATAPDAESTDWPQIAVLYAELARLAPSPVVELNRAVAVAMADGIPAGLALVDELAASGRLDGYHLLPATRADLLRRSGRRAEAGHAYEEAVKLAPTEAERRYLTSRIRELTSGNGEL; encoded by the coding sequence ATGACCGCGCCGGACGACCGGGTCCGGACGGCCGTCGACGAGGCGTTCCGGGACGAGTGGGGCCAGGTGGTCGCGACCCTGATCGGGACGACGGGCGACTGGGACCTGGCCGAGGACTGCGCGCAGGACGCGTTCGCCGCAGCGCTGACGACCTGGGCGCGCGACGGCGTGCCGCGCCGCCCGGGCGCATGGCTCACCACCACGGCCCGCAACCGCGCCACCGACCGGCTGCGGCGCGACGCCGTCGGCGCGGCCAAGCTGCGCCAGCTCGCCGTGATCACCCGCGACCCGGACGAACTGCCGGTGGAGGACATCCCGGACGAGCGGTTGCGGCTGATCTTCACCTGCTGCCATCCCGCGCTGCCTTTCCCCGCCCGGGTCGCGCTCACTCTCCGTACGCTGGCCGGGCTGAGCACCGCCGAGATCGCCCGCGCCTTCCTGACGGCCGAGCCGACGATGGCGCAGCGCCTGGTCCGCGCCAAACGCAAGATCGCCGAGGCCGGCATTCCGTACCGCGTGCCACCCGCCGACCTTCTCCCGCAGCGACTCGCCGCCGTCCTCGCGGTGCTCTACCTGATCTTCAACGAGGGGTACGACGACGAGGGCGCGGACGACCGCCGGGCGCTGACCGCCGAAGCGATCCGGCTGTCCCGGGTCCTGATCCGGCTGATGCCCGGCGAACCCGAGCCACGCGGGCTGCTCGCCCTGATGCTGCTGCACGAGGCGCGGCGCATGACCCGTACGTCCGACGGCGTGCTCGTCACACTGGAGAAGCAGGACCGGAGCCGGTGGGATCAGGGGCTGATCGCCGAGGGGGTGGAGACCCTCGACGAGGCGCTGGCCACGAGGCGCACTGGGCCGTACCAGGTACAGGCCGCGATCGCCGCCTGTCATGCCACCGCGCCCGACGCGGAGAGCACGGACTGGCCGCAGATCGCGGTGCTGTACGCGGAGCTGGCCCGGTTGGCCCCGTCCCCGGTGGTCGAGCTGAACCGGGCGGTGGCGGTCGCGATGGCGGACGGCATCCCGGCCGGCCTGGCGCTGGTCGACGAGCTGGCCGCGTCAGGGCGGCTCGACGGCTACCACCTGCTGCCCGCGACCCGGGCCGACCTGCTTCGCCGTTCCGGCCGGAGGGCCGAGGCCGGGCACGCGTACGAGGAAGCGGTGAAACTGGCGCCGACAGAGGCCGAGCGCCGCTATCTGACAAGCCGGATCCGGGAGCTGACCAGCGGAAACGGCGAGCTGTGA
- a CDS encoding DUF899 family protein, which produces MSTETSAPAPKAVDRAAYQAELDALRIREKAYTREGDAIAAARRRLPMVEVNAGAPLTGPSGQVTLLDAFEGRTQLIAYFQMWHTDHPAADQCEGCTFFNSQVRELSYLHSRDVTYATLCQGPYEVSVRYRDFMGWDVPWYSAEESIDTLMAGRGPFMLACYLRQGDRVFETYWTTGRGVEAMDQTYSLLDRTAYGRQEPWEDSPAGWPQISGNYMRTDGRPTAQWPRLDAGRSDELEAAGS; this is translated from the coding sequence ATGAGCACCGAAACGAGCGCACCCGCACCCAAGGCCGTGGACCGAGCCGCCTACCAGGCGGAACTGGACGCGCTGCGGATCCGGGAGAAGGCGTATACCCGTGAAGGCGACGCGATCGCGGCGGCCCGCCGCCGGCTGCCCATGGTGGAAGTGAACGCCGGCGCCCCGCTGACCGGCCCCTCCGGTCAGGTCACGCTGCTGGACGCGTTCGAGGGCCGCACGCAGCTCATCGCGTACTTCCAGATGTGGCACACAGACCACCCCGCCGCCGACCAGTGCGAGGGCTGCACGTTTTTCAACAGCCAGGTCCGCGAGCTGTCCTACCTGCACTCCCGTGACGTCACTTACGCGACGCTGTGCCAGGGCCCGTACGAGGTGAGCGTCCGCTACCGCGACTTCATGGGCTGGGACGTGCCCTGGTACTCGGCCGAGGAGTCGATCGACACGCTGATGGCGGGGCGTGGTCCGTTCATGCTGGCGTGTTATCTGCGCCAGGGAGACCGCGTGTTCGAGACGTACTGGACCACAGGCCGCGGCGTCGAGGCCATGGATCAGACGTACAGCCTGCTGGACCGGACGGCGTACGGGCGGCAGGAGCCGTGGGAGGACTCGCCCGCCGGCTGGCCGCAGATCAGCGGTAACTACATGCGCACCGACGGACGCCCCACCGCCCAGTGGCCCCGCCTGGACGCCGGACGCTCCGACGAACTGGAAGCCGCCGGGAGCTAG
- a CDS encoding helix-turn-helix domain-containing protein, with amino-acid sequence MPQLTAAGIEAFDESVYRAILVRHTAAPADLAGDLSCSTERVARALDRLRENGLVGRLAGTRRRYAAIEPGAALESLVRSRTADLDGVRTAAGELSRLFAAARQDGSEQVEVITGGEALGRWFVQLQQEARDEVITLDRPPYALTTSNPVEATALTRGVRYRAVYAPEALEWPGVLGDIRELVAHGEQARVLPGLRIKLAISDRRLALMPLSLDFTTEVRAAVIRPSALLDGLIDYWELCWRTATPLGAPAEEDPLGEEDRQMLTLLVGGLKDEAIARQLGWSVRTMRRRISRLHQELGAANRFQAGVIAARRGWI; translated from the coding sequence ATGCCTCAGCTGACCGCCGCGGGAATCGAAGCCTTCGACGAGAGCGTCTACCGGGCGATCCTCGTCCGCCACACCGCCGCGCCCGCCGACCTCGCGGGTGATCTGTCCTGCTCCACCGAGCGAGTTGCCCGCGCCCTCGACCGGCTTCGCGAGAACGGCCTGGTCGGGCGGCTCGCCGGAACCCGCCGCCGGTACGCGGCCATTGAGCCGGGCGCGGCCCTGGAGTCGCTGGTCCGCTCCAGAACCGCCGATCTCGACGGCGTCCGGACGGCGGCCGGCGAGCTGTCGCGGCTGTTCGCCGCGGCCCGGCAGGACGGCTCCGAACAGGTCGAAGTCATCACCGGCGGCGAGGCGTTGGGCCGCTGGTTCGTGCAGCTTCAGCAGGAAGCGCGCGACGAGGTCATCACCCTGGACCGCCCCCCGTACGCGCTGACCACCTCCAACCCGGTCGAGGCGACAGCCCTCACCCGGGGTGTCCGCTATCGCGCCGTCTACGCACCCGAGGCGCTGGAGTGGCCCGGCGTCCTGGGCGACATCCGTGAGCTGGTGGCGCACGGCGAGCAAGCCCGCGTACTGCCGGGCCTGCGCATCAAGCTGGCGATCTCCGACCGCCGCCTCGCCCTGATGCCGCTCTCCCTCGACTTCACCACCGAGGTGCGCGCCGCCGTCATCCGCCCGTCAGCCCTGCTCGACGGCCTGATCGACTACTGGGAACTGTGCTGGCGCACCGCGACCCCACTGGGTGCCCCCGCCGAGGAAGACCCCCTCGGCGAGGAGGACCGCCAGATGCTGACCCTCCTCGTCGGCGGCCTCAAGGACGAGGCGATAGCCCGCCAGTTGGGCTGGTCGGTACGGACGATGCGGCGCCGGATCAGCCGTCTCCACCAAGAGCTGGGCGCCGCGAACCGCTTCCAGGCGGGGGTGATCGCGGCGCGCCGGGGGTGGATCTGA